Proteins from a genomic interval of Arachis hypogaea cultivar Tifrunner chromosome 10, arahy.Tifrunner.gnm2.J5K5, whole genome shotgun sequence:
- the LOC112716537 gene encoding receptor-like protein kinase FERONIA has product MNLRSYSITSAISTITCLFFFFLSDSAISVEAYVPVDSYSINCGSSGKSSDGERSWNGDIHSNLLTLQDTKTIVAQPATQFPLYQVPYTSARLSNSEFSYSFPVTLGRKFVRLFFYPASYAGFDRNNAFFTVKSEGFTLLKDFNASLNADAASRDTIFKEYIINVDDGQRINLTFTPNTTHPNSYAFVNGIEVVSMPSDLYFFEPNGQQIIFVGHPGVLYEMLNSSALQTYYRIKVGSGRITPKGDTGMLRSWAGDDADYLRTPSALYMVSGDATGMMNITVSPDYEAPIELYRTSRDMGKNGTLNQMINLTWEFPVDSGFTYMLRLHFCELDPDITKTNDRMFNIYIAGQLAEDHATVLKWSKEKGIAVQRDYAVTIPGTTQDKFNLSLQMHPTSDTWYRDPFLNGLEIFKISDPASNSLAGPNREPVPHSFAPPQFSASLQYSNKRIIIIILISVSAVFIFLSSVVFFLLRKQKKKSIKRSFEVANTQTLPLPSTLCRRFSLVEMKTCTNNFDELLLIGVGGFGNVYKGYINEGSTPVAIKRLKPGSQQGVQEFRTEIQMLSQLRHLHLVSLIGYCCESNEMMLVYDFMDRGTLQDHLYNNSSNPSLSWKQRLHICIGAAKGLHYLHAGAVHNIIHRDVKSTNILLDDKWVAKVSDFGLSKIGPSGISRTHISTVVKGSLGYLDPEYYKRQRLTVKSDVYSFGVVLFEVLCGRPPLMRTVEKQQMSLAHWAVSCYEDGTLDQIVDKALEGQIEPECLTKFGEIGVRCLHEDGSQRPSMDEIVWCLE; this is encoded by the coding sequence ATGAACTTGAGGAGTTATAGCATAACCTCTGCTATATCCACTATCACttgcctttttttctttttcctctcggACTCAGCCATATCCGTTGAAGCTTATGTTCCAGTTGATAGCTACAGCATCAATTGTGGCTCAAGTGGCAAATCCTCCGATGGTGAAAGGTCATGGAACGGAGACATACACTCAAATCTCTTAACTCTTCAAGACACAAAGACCATCGTTGCGCAACCAGCcacacaatttcctctttaccaAGTTCCATATACCAGTGCTCGCTTGTCTAACTCTGAATTCAGTTACTCCTTCCCGGTCACACTTGGCCGGAAATTTGTTCGTCTCTTCTTCTACCCTGCTTCTTACGCTGGCTTTGACCGTAATAACGCCTTCTTCACGGTCAAATCCGAGGGTTTCACACTCCTTAAGGATTTCAATGCTTCGCTTAACGCTGATGCTGCAAGCAGGGACACCATCTTTAAAGAATACATCATCAACGTGGATGATGGGCAGAGGATCAACCTGACCTTCACACCAAACACAACCCATCCAAATTCTTATGCGTTTGTGAATGGAATTGAGGTGGTTTCGATGCCCAGTGATCTCTACTTCTTTGAACCCAACGGACAACAAATTATATTTGTGGGTCATCCAGGCGTGCTATACGAAATGCTAAACAGTAGTGCCCTGCAGACATATTACAGGATCAAAGTTGGCAGCGGCAGAATCACACCTAAAGGTGATACTGGCATGCTCCGGAGCTGGGCAGGAGATGATGCTGATTATTTAAGAACGCCAAGTGCTCTGTATATGGTATCCGGTGATGCGACCGGAATGATGAACATCACTGTGAGTCCTGATTATGAAGCACCCATTGAGCTTTACAGAACATCACGTGATATGGGCAAGAATGGAACTCTCAACCAAATGATAAATTTGACCTGGGAGTTTCCTGTTGATTCTGGCTTCACCTACATGCTCAGGCTTCACTTTTGCGAGCTAGACCCAGACATCACTAAAACCAATGACAGAATGTTCAACATCTACATAGCAGGCCAGTTAGCTGAGGACCATGCCACTGTTCTAAAATGGAGCAAGGAAAAGGGAATTGCTGTACAGAGAGACTATGCAGTTACGATCCCAGGGACTACTCAGGACAAGTTTAACCTTTCACTCCAAATGCATCCTACATCAGACACATGGTACAGAGACCCTTTCTTGAACGGCCTTGAAATCTTCAAGATTAGTGACCCTGCGTCTAATAGCCTGGCAGGACCCAACCGTGAACCTGTTCCTCATTCATTTGCTCCACCACAGTTCTCTGCCTCTCTTCAATACTCAAACAAGAGGATTATAATAATCATACTAATCTCTGTCTCTGCAGTATTCATTTTTCTTTCCAGTGTAGTCTTCTTCCTCcttagaaaacaaaagaaaaagagcataAAGAGATCTTTCGAAGTAGCCAACACTCAAACCTTACCATTGCCATCCACTCTTTGTCGTCGATTTTCCTTGGTTGAGATGAAAACATGCACCAATAATTTCGATGAGCTCCTCCTTATCGGGGTGGGAGGGTTTGGCAACGTGTACAAAGGCTACATCAACGAAGGTTCAACACCAGTCGCGATCAAACGGTTAAAACCGGGTTCACAGCAAGGGGTTCAGGAATTCAGGACCGAAATTCAGATGCTCTCTCAACTGCGCCATCTCCACCTTGTGTCCCTCATTGGTTATTGCTGTGAGAGCAACGAGATGATGTTGGTCTATGATTTCATGGATCGAGGAACCTTACAAGATCATCTCTACAACAATAGTAGTAACCCTTCCCTTTCGTGGAAGCAACGGTTGCATATCTGCATAGGAGCAGCGAAGGGGTTGCATTATCTCCATGCAGGTGCGGTCCACAATATCATTCACCGCGATGTAAAGAGCACCAACATCTTATTGGATGACAAATGGGTGGCCAAGGTTTCCGATTTCGGCTTGTCCAAAATAGGACCCTCTGGCATTTCAAGAACTCACATTAGCACTGTGGTGAAGGGTAGTCTTGGGTATTTAGACCCAGAATACTATAAACGACAGCGTTTAACTGTAAAGTCTGACGTGTACTCCTTTGGAGTAGTGCTGTTTGAGGTGCTGTGTGGGAGGCCGCCTTTGATGAGGACAGTGGAAAAACAACAGATGTCACTTGCTCATTGGGCTGTATCTTGTTATGAAGATGGCACGTTGGATCAGATTGTGGACAAAGCATTGGAGGGTCAGATTGAACCGGAGTGCTTGACGAAGTTtggtgagattggtgtgagatgtTTGCATGAAGATGGTTCCCAACGACCTTCCATGGATGAAATTGTTTGGTGTTTGGagtag